The Paracholeplasma brassicae genome includes the window ATGATTGATAACGAAGGTCTTACTTACCAGTTTATTGAAAAGATGATTGAAAAAGGCTATAAAAAATTCTCTTATCTAAGCGGACCAAAAGATGCCTACAATAACCAAGAACGTCTGGTGGGATTTAAACGAGCACTAGAGGATCACAAGCTTAAAATGAATCGTTTTCTTGAAGGTGACTTTACCATTCATGGGGGTCATGAGATAGGTCTTAACTTAAACATTGAAACAGGCCATGAGTTTATCTTTTGTGCAAACGATGAATCGGCCATTGGATTGATTCAAGGGTTGAATCAACGAGGCATCAAAGTCCCAGAACAACTCGCAGTTAGTGGGTTTGACGGCATTTACTTATCAGAATACATTCAGCCAAAGCTTTCAACCATTGAAATTGATCACTACGGCTGGGGAAAATTAATTGCGAAATTCATTATCGCAAAACTTCAAAAGACATCAGCGGATAATTTAGAACACCCTGAGGCAAAAATTATCTTAAGGGAAAGTTGTTAGGGGGATTTAATGAAAGACTTAGTTAGCACATTAACACTTGAAGAAAAAATTGGGCAATTAATCCAAATTGCCCCGTTCTTCTACATTGAAAAAATCGATAAAAACGTCTTTGGACCACTCTTAGATCTTGGGATTAGTGAAGAAGAAATCTTCTTAACCGGTTCTGTTTTAGGCATCAAAGACGCAGAAGAAATGATTGAGGTTCAAAAAACCTATTTAGAAAAATCCAGACACAAAATCCCACTCATGTTTATGGCTGACATCATCCATGGGTATAAAACCATTTTTCCTGTGCCATTGGCAATGGCGGCCGCTTTTAACCCAAATTTGGTTAAAAAGGCAGCACGTATTTCAAGTATCGAAGCACAGACGGCTGGCATCCACGTCACCTTCTCACCGATGGCAGACTTAACCAGAGACCCAAGGTGGGGCAGAGTCGTTGAAGGCTTTGGGGAAGATCCATACTTAAATGGTGTATTAGCAGCAAGTATGGTTCAAGGTTATCAACACGATGGCATCGATAAAGAAGGTAATTTGGCTAGCTGTGTGAAACACTTTGCTGGCTATGGTTTGAGTGAAGCAGGTAGAGACTACAATACCACAGACGTCTCAAGACTAAACCTACACCAGTACTACCTCACCGGGTATAAAAAAGCACTAGATGCAGGTGCAAGACTTGTGATGACTGCCTTTAATTTAATTGAGGGTGTACCTGCCACCACAAACGCCTACTTACTGCGTGAGGTCTTAAGAGACCAATACCAGTTTGATGGGGTGGTCATTTCGGATTATGATTCATTAAAAGAGACCATTGAACATGGCACCTCAAAAGATGAAAAAGACGCGGCAAGACAAGGCATCATTGCCGGTCTTGATATTGAAATGGCAACGGCAGCATATTTTAGAAACCTACCAGCCTTAATTCAAGAAAACAAAGTCGATATCGCTCTCATCGATGAAGCCGTTTTGAGAGTTTTAGAACTCAAAAGAGACTTAGGCTTATTTGATAACCCTTATAAAGGGGCATCCGTTACAAAGGCTAAACAATTGGTCTTATCAGAGGCGCATAAAAAGGCAAGCTTAGAAGTTGCCTTAGAATCG containing:
- a CDS encoding LacI family DNA-binding transcriptional regulator translates to MATIKDVAKRAGVSISTASYALNNQPNVHEDTRARILKAAEELDYYPNANARNLKTKKTGNVGVFIYGFGGPIFSDILEGIRNQLQKHGFNIIVTSGKSSSVLLKERQVDAAIVFDNNILDEVLIQYAKTSPLIVLDRTLESDNIYHSMIDNEGLTYQFIEKMIEKGYKKFSYLSGPKDAYNNQERLVGFKRALEDHKLKMNRFLEGDFTIHGGHEIGLNLNIETGHEFIFCANDESAIGLIQGLNQRGIKVPEQLAVSGFDGIYLSEYIQPKLSTIEIDHYGWGKLIAKFIIAKLQKTSADNLEHPEAKIILRESC
- a CDS encoding glycoside hydrolase family 3 N-terminal domain-containing protein yields the protein MKDLVSTLTLEEKIGQLIQIAPFFYIEKIDKNVFGPLLDLGISEEEIFLTGSVLGIKDAEEMIEVQKTYLEKSRHKIPLMFMADIIHGYKTIFPVPLAMAAAFNPNLVKKAARISSIEAQTAGIHVTFSPMADLTRDPRWGRVVEGFGEDPYLNGVLAASMVQGYQHDGIDKEGNLASCVKHFAGYGLSEAGRDYNTTDVSRLNLHQYYLTGYKKALDAGARLVMTAFNLIEGVPATTNAYLLREVLRDQYQFDGVVISDYDSLKETIEHGTSKDEKDAARQGIIAGLDIEMATAAYFRNLPALIQENKVDIALIDEAVLRVLELKRDLGLFDNPYKGASVTKAKQLVLSEAHKKASLEVALESAVLLKNDGGTLPLKKEMRVALLGNYATSKDTIGPWSWHGNPSDNNSLDDVLNGYAASLYVNDTLEAHLLDETSINDSDILVVAIGESRRESGEAHSKTNIKLSNQQERFINDLKQFNKKIVLVLFNGRPLDLSGVIDQSNAILETFFLGTCSSEAIAMLLYNEKNPSGKLPMSFPRNVGQVPIYYNYLNTGRPYKNDGNEYTSFYLDEKNDPLFSFGYGLSYSQFEFSNLIVKNAVFYKGETFQFSIDVTNTSAFDGYEVVQVYLRDLVAEVSRPVKELKAFNKVFVKKNETVTLEFLLDDEAFSYVHRDLSFESDAGDFILYVGNSSTSTLETKITMKEGKL